Genomic window (Sulfurimonas sp.):
AAGGCTCAACAACACTTTTACATCTGTAACAGTGCCCAACTTGATGTTTATGGTCTTCTATCTTAACTATAAAGCCTTCTTCTTCAAGTCTATCAACTATGATTTGGCGAGCTTTTAATCTATCTAAACCTTTAAATTCAGCAGCATAATCATTTAAAATACCCTTTTCATCAAAAACTGTAATGAACTCTAAGTTATGTCGTTTTCCAACTTCGTAGTCATTTTGATCATGTGCAGGAGTAACTTTAACAACACCAGTACCAAAATCCATATCAACATGCTCATCAGCGATAATAACTACTTCTCTGTCTAATAGAGGTAATTTAATTTTTTTACCAATAAGGCTTTTGTAACGCTCATCCTTAGGATGAACCATTACAGCAGTATCACCAAAGTATGTTTCTGGTCGTGTAGTTGCAACTTCAACATGTCCACTTCCATTTGCAAAAGGGTACTTGATATGGTAAAACTTTCCATTAGTATCTTCATGCTCTACTTCAATGTCACTTAAAGCTCCATCATGAGTACACCAGTTTACCATGTAATTTCCGCGAATTATAAGACCTTCATCGTAAAGTTTTACAAAGGCTTCTTTTACAGACTTTTGCAAGCCTTCATCCATAGTAAATCGTTCTCTCTCCCAAGCAGGAGTAACTCCCATTTTACGAAGTTGGTCTGTCATGATTCCAGCTGACTCTTCTTTCCAAGCCCAAGCGCGTTCTAAAAATTTCTCACGACCAAGTTCTTCTTTTGTTGTACCCTCTGCTAAAAGTTGTTTTTCTACAACATTTTGAGTAGCTATTCCTGCGTGATCAGTTCCAGGTTGCCAAAGAGTTTTGTATCCGTCCATTCGTTTAAAGCGAGTTATAATATCTTGTAGTGTGAATGTAAGAGCATGACCTATGTGTAAACGACCGGTAACATTTGGAGGTGGCATCATTATTGAGAAATTTTTTCCATCTTCTTGAATGGCCTTATTACCATCTATCTCAAAATAGTTTCTATCTTCACATATTTGGTAAAACTTATTCTCTATTTTGCTAGGTTCGTAGCTGTTGCTTGACATATAATCGCCTTAAAATTGTCTATTTAAAATTTCGCGATTATATCTAAAATGTAGTGAAAAGTTACTTAGATGCCAGTAACTCTTTTTTTGATTTGTTTTTTATCTTCATACATCTCTTTATCTGCTTTTGCGATTATTTCATTTATATCATCATCAACTTTAAACTCCGTTACTCCAAGTGAAAAGCTTACATGAAAAGATGAGTTATGTGATTTTAGTTTTTTAGAAATAATATCTTCTCTTATTCTATTTAGATTGGAAGTTGCCTTAGAATCAGATATGTTTTTTGGATATATTATTATAAATTCATCACCACCAAACCTTATAACAGTATATCTTGTTTTTTTGAGTTGGTTGGCTATATATATAAGAACTTTATCGCCTACAACATGTCCATAAGTGTCATTTATGATTTTAAAATAATTTAAATCAATCATAGCAATAGTTCCAGCTTCTTTAAAAGAAGATGAATCTTCTTTTAAGAGGTTGTCGTGAAGCCACTTTCTGTTGTAAGTATGTGTCAGTTCATCTTTGTAAATAGATTCTTTTAGTTTTTCAACTTCCCTCCTAAGTGATTTTGCTTCTTTTAGAACTTCATTTAGTATTTCTTCATCTTTTTCTTTTATGGCGTTGATGGCTTTGTCAGCATTTTCACTTAATTTACGAGCATTTTTTGAAGCTTGTGTTTGCATGTTTGTTAAGTTTGAACACTCCATAATCATTAATTCTTTTGCAAACTTACTTTCATCATCTAAATCAACTTTATGCTCAAGTGCAAACTTAGAAAATATAGATGCGTAGATGCTAGGCGTTACAATCTTAAGTTGATCAATAGAGTTTTTTGTTTCGTTAGAGATAATTTTTAAAGTTTCATTATTATTCATGTAATTCTCATATATATAAATTGTTCTGCAATTATCCTCTAATTTAGTTGAATAACACTTTAAAGGCACTTCTAAATCTATACCGCTATAATCACACTCTTAAATTATGTAGGAGAATACTACTTGCCATTATCTCGTCTAAATGAACAACAGTTCAAAGCAGCAACTTCACAATCATCTCAAAACTTGATAATCGCATCTGCTGGAACGGGAAAAACTTCTACTATTGTTGGACGAATTGCTCATCTTTTAAACTCAAATATTAAACCCCAAGAGATTTTACTTCTTACTTTTACAAATAAAGCTGCTGCAGAGATGGTATCTCGTGTGGCAGAACTTTTTGGAAAAGATGTAGCATCTAAGATAGATGCAGGAACTTTTCATGCAGTTAGTTACAGATGGTTAAAAAAACAAAATAAAAAGTAATTTTAAAACAACAAAGAGAGCTAAAAACACTTTTTAGAAGTGTTTTTGAAAAGCGTTCTTTTGAGCATATCGGTGCGGAAATAGCTCCTTATGGAGGAAATTACCTTTATGATATTTACTCTTTTTATCAAAATACAGAACTAAGTTTGCATTTTGAAGATTGGATGATAGAAACTTACCCTGAACATGAACTTTTTGCTTTGATATATGCAGATGTTATAGATGAGTTTGAAGCTTTAAAGAGTGAATATGGTTTTTTAAATTTCAATGATTTACTTATAAATTTTAGAAAAATTTGTCAAAATAATGACTTGGGGTATAAAGAAGTTTTGGTAGATGAGTATCAAGATACAAATGCTCTTCAAGGAACACTAATAGATGCTATGAATCCACCATCACTCTTTTGTGTTGGAGATTATGACCAGAGCATCTATGCTTTTAATGGTGCAGATATTTCTATAATTGGCTCTTTTGCTACCAAATATCCAGAGGCAGTAGTGCATACTCTTACAAAAAACTATCGTTCAAGTTTACCTATACTTTCTCTTGCAACAAAAGTAATAGAATATAACGAACGCATCTATCCAAAAGAGTTAGAAGTAACAAGAACAGAAGTTGCAAAAGCTCCAACTCTTTTGGCTTTTGATGAGCTTTTTGACCAGTACCATGCACTTGCGGCAAAGATACGAGATACTCAAACTCCACATGAAGATATAGCAGTTATCTTTAGAAATAATTCCTCAGCAGATGGTGTTGAAGTTGGTTTAAGAGAGTTAAACATTCCATGCAAAAGAAAAGGCGGGACAAGTTTTTTTGACTCAAAAGAGGTTAAAGCAGTTTTAGATTTTTACACTCTTTTAGTAAATGAGTCAGATATGATGGCATTTATTCATCTTTTTGAGTTTGCAAAGGGTATCGGTAGTGCTATGGCAAAAGAGTTGTTTATAGCACTTAAAACATTAGGACATGGTAGTATATTCTATGGTCTATTTGCTCCTGATGAGTCTATTAAAAATCCATTTGAGAAAAGAAAACTAAATCATCAACTTGGACTTTTTGATGAATTTTTAGAGCTTGGTGCTGTTGGAAAATTTGCAAGATTAGAGTTTACTCCTAAGTTTATGAAAAATCCAATCTTAAAACATCCAAAACTAACAAAAGATAGTGCAAGTTTTTTACATGATTTTTATCTTTTATATAAAGACTTAAAAGGTATAAAGCAACCAAGAACCATAGTGAAAAAAATTGCAGCATCTGCGATGTTTAAGTATATATTTGAGATTTTATCAAACAAACGAGCGCAGTTAAAAGATGGCTCCATAGATGAGAAGCAAAAGACAGAGTCACTAAGTCGCATAAGTAGAAAAATGATGCTTTTAGAAGAGTTGTCAAAACCATACTCACAACATGAAAGATTTTTAAACGCTATGATTTTAGGCTCTTCAGATTTAACTCAAGGAGAGGGTGTAAATCTTTTAAGTGTTCATGCATCTAAGGGCTTAGAGTATAAAGAAGTTTATGTGATTGACTTGATGGATGGAAGATTTCCAAACAGAAAACTTATGCAAAGAGGTGGCTCTTTAGATGAAGAAAGGCGACTTTTTTATGTGTCTGTAACTCGTGCAAAAGATATTTTATATCTTAGTTTTGCTAAGTATGACAAAATAAAGAAGATAAACTTTATGCCATCTCAGTTTTTATATGAAGCGGGGCTTGTTCCAAAAGATGAAGCTTATAGAGCCTTAGTTTTAAAAGAGTTAGACAAGGAAGAAGAGTGAGTTTTACTTCTCCCTCTCTTTTATTATTATATATGACGATAATATAGAAAGTACAACATAGGTACAAAAAAAGTAAATAGCTATTTGAACTTCTGCATTTGTAAATTCATCGACACTAAGAGATAGATTTGTAAGCAGTAAAGAGACAATAAATACATCTGCCATTGACCATTTTGTAATAAAATCTATATATTTAATATTTATCTTCATAAGAACACTAAAGTAAAGTG
Coding sequences:
- a CDS encoding GGDEF domain-containing protein, with amino-acid sequence MNNNETLKIISNETKNSIDQLKIVTPSIYASIFSKFALEHKVDLDDESKFAKELMIMECSNLTNMQTQASKNARKLSENADKAINAIKEKDEEILNEVLKEAKSLRREVEKLKESIYKDELTHTYNRKWLHDNLLKEDSSSFKEAGTIAMIDLNYFKIINDTYGHVVGDKVLIYIANQLKKTRYTVIRFGGDEFIIIYPKNISDSKATSNLNRIREDIISKKLKSHNSSFHVSFSLGVTEFKVDDDINEIIAKADKEMYEDKKQIKKRVTGI